Proteins from a genomic interval of Papaver somniferum cultivar HN1 chromosome 4, ASM357369v1, whole genome shotgun sequence:
- the LOC113276189 gene encoding serine/threonine-protein kinase STY13-like — MDSENGFYSDEFHLDSKWLIDPKNLFVGPRIGEGGHAKVYEGKYKNQNVAIKIVHKGETEEEIAKRESRFAREVAMLSRVQHKNLVKFIGACKEPVMVVVTELLAGGSLRKYLMSMRPKCLDTCVAVGFALDIARAMECLHSHGIIHRDLKPDNLILTADLKTVKLVDFGLAREETVTEMMTAETGTYRWMAPELYSTVTLRQGEKKHYNHKVDAYSFAIVLWELLHNRVPFEGMSNLQAAYAAAFKNVRPSAENLPEDLALILTSCWKEDPNARPNFSQIVQMLLHYLSTAAPAGPPAIPSRLFSSENRVFTPDSPGTSSLMAIRDDETPKAKLENKSKGFFFCFNQCY; from the exons ATGGATTCTGAAAACGGCTTCTACTCAGATGAGTTTCATTTAGACTCAAAATGGTTGATTGATCCAAAAAATCTGTTTGTTGGTCCAAGAATTGGAGAAGGTGGTCATGCTAAAGTTTATGAAGGAAA ATACAAAAATCAAAATGTTGCTATTAAAATTGTTCATAAAGGTGAAACGGAAGAGGAAATTGCAAAGAGAGAATCACGGTTTGCAAGAGAGGTTGCAATGTTATCTAGAGTGCAGCACAAAAACTTAGTAAAG TTTATTGGGGCTTGTAAGGAGCCAGTAATGGTGGTAGTAACTGAACTTTTGGCCGGTGGTTCATTGCGTAAATACTTGATGAGCATGCGGCCCAAGTGCTTAGATACATGTGTAGCAGTCGGTTTTGCTCTCGACATTGCTCGCGCGATGGAGTGTTTGCATTCTCATGGGATCATTCATCGTGATCTAAAACCTG ATAACTTGATCTTGACAGCAGACCTCAAAACCGTGAAACTTGTCGATTTTGGTTTAGCTAGAGAAGAGACGGTAACAGAGATGATGACGGCTGAAACAGGGACATACCGTTGGATGGCTCCAGAG TTGTACAGCACTGTTACATTGAGGCAAGGTGAGAAGAAGCATTACAACCACAAGGTAGATGCGTATAGTTTTGCCATTGTATTGTGGGAACTATTGCATAACCGAGTCCCTTTTGAGGGCATGTCAAACCTACAAGCAGCCTATGCAGCTGCTTTTAAA AATGTGAGACCCAGTGCAGAAAATCTACCTGAGGATTTGGCTTTAATTTTAACTTCATGCTGGAAAGAGGACCCAAATGCACGTCCTAATTTCAGCCAAATAGTACAGATGCTCCTTCACTATCTATCTACTGCTGCACCGGCAGGACCACCAGCGATCCCATCTCGCTTGTTTAGTTCCGAGAATAGGGTATTTACACCAGACTCTCCAGGAACTAGCTCGTTGATGGCCATCCGTGATGACGAAACCCCTAAGGCGAAGTTGGAAAACAAGTCTAAAGGATTCTTCTTCTGCTTTAATCAATGCTACTGA
- the LOC113276190 gene encoding BTB/POZ domain-containing protein At1g67900-like encodes MKFMKLGSRVDTFYTTGDVKSVSTEVSTDIVIIVEETKFLLHKFPLLSKCLYLQRLCSESSVTLKASQELVIELDDFPYGIDVFEICAKFCYGIGITLSPLNIVSVRCAAEYLQMTEDVDKGNLISKLEAFLNACILRGWKDSLLTLQSTKLFPTWSEDLEITSRCIDAIATGVLSFPVKPNLSSYTYSKLGKDDMESNGVASQRNGGVVASQGWWAEDIAEFGIDLYWRMIVAIKSGGNVPANLVGKALQIYVSRWLPNISKEGIIKSEDDSESIREITVKYRFLLEAIVSLLPTEKGSVSCSFLLKLLKAGNILSTSISSKMELARRVGTQLEEAKVSDLFIPTLSADGTQYDVDIIITILEQFMVQGQSPPTSPPRAKAKLRRRSRSAENFNFEFLETRRSASASHSSKLRVAKLVDGYLQEIATDPNLPLLKVIALAESIPDFSRPEHDDLYRAIDTYLKSHRDLNKSERKQLCRILDCKKLSAETCMHASQNELLPLRMVVQLLFIEQARASMVGGTVTDLPNNIKVLLGTQEEDSLKPLPPIRNITIIKPTEEEWRSMSGPTSPSSKISTLRMKLTEDEDQMDDVVKNTNSKLKSFQSFRSIPARPKKMLSRLLSLNRIT; translated from the exons ATGAAGTTTATGAAGCTTGGATCTAGGGTTGATACCTTTTATACAACAGGGGATGTGAA GTCTGTCTCTACTGAAGTCTCCACCGACATCGTAATTATTGTCGAAGAAACTAAATTTTTGCTTCATAAG TTTCCGCTGCTATCAAAATGCTTGTACTTACAGCGCTTGTGTTCCGAAAGCTCGGTTACATTGAAAGCTTCTCAAGAACTAGTGATCGAACTGGATGATTTTCCCTATGGGATCGATGTTTTTGAGATCTGTGCAAAGTTCTGTTATGGTATCGGTATAACTCTTAGTCCACTCAACATTGTGTCAGTTCGATGTGCGGCGGAGTATCTCCAGATGACGGAAGATGTTGATAAGGGTAATTTGATAAGTAAACTTGAGGCCTTTTTGAATGCTTGCATTCTTCGAGGATGGAAAGATTCACTTTTGACTTTACAAAGCACAAAACTATTCCCTACATGGTCGGAGGATCTTGAGATAACGAGTCGATGTATTGATGCAATTGCCACGGGAGTTTTATCGTTTCCTGTTAAACCGAATTTGTCGTCATACACTTACTCGAAGTTGGGTAAGGATGATATGGAAAGTAATGGAGTAGCGAGCCAGAGAAACGGCGGGGTTGTTGCATCTCAAGGGTGGTGGGCTGAAGATATAGCAGAATTTGGTATAGATCTCTATTGGAGAATGATTGTAGCTATTAAATCTGGCGGAAATGTGCCCGCAAATCTTGTTGGTAAAGCACTGCAAATTTATGTTTCCAGATGGTTACCAAATATATCCAAAGAAGGGATTATCAAGAGCGAGGATGATTCAGAATCCATCCGAGAGATAACAGTGAAATATCGATTCCTTTTAGAAGCTATAGTAAGCTTACTACCAACGGAGAAAGGTTCTGTTTCATGTAGTTTCTTACTTAAGCTTTTAAAGGCTGGAAACATCCTCAGTACTTCAATTTCTTCGAAAATGGAATTAGCACGAAGAGTCGGAACCCAGTTGGAGGAAGCAAAAGTCAGCGATCTATTCATTCCAACGTTATCAGCCGATGGAACACAATATGACGTTGATATAATCATCACCATATTGGAGCAATTCATGGTACAGGGACAGAGTCCTCCAACAAGTCCACCAAGAGCTAAAGCAAAGTTGAGGAGGAGGTCAAGATCGGCAGAGAACTTTAATTTCGAGTTTTTGGAGACCCGGAGGTCTGCTTCAGCATCACATAGTTCAAAACTGAGGGTGGCAAAGCTTGTCGATGGGTATCTTCAGGAAATTGCTACAGATCCAAATCTGCCTCTGCTGAAGGTGATTGCACTTGCAGAGTCGATACCTGATTTCTCAAGGCCTGAACATGATGATCTTTACAGAGCTATCGACACTTACCTTAAG TCACACAGAGATTTAAATAAGAGCGAAAGGAAGCAGCTGTGCCGAATTCTAGACTGCAAGAAGCTTTCTGCAGAAACTTGTATGCACGCCTCACAGAACGAGCTACTCCCACTGAGAATGGTGGTACAACTTTTATTCATCGAACAGGCACGAGCTTCGATGGTTGGTGGCACAGTGACTGACCTGCCTAACAATATCAAGGTACTTCTTGGGACACAGGAAGAGGACTCATTGAAGCCTCTGCCACCAATCAGAAACATCACCATCATTAAGCCCACCGAGGAAGAGTGGAGGAGTATGTCTGGTCCTACCTCACCAAGTTCAAAGATTTCAACTCTTAGGATGAAACTAACAGAAGACGAAGACCAAATGGACGACGTTGTGAAGAATACAAATTCCAAGCTCAAGTCTTTCCAGTCGTTCCGCTCCATTCCTGCTCGGCCAAAGAAGATGTTAAGTAGGCTGCTCTCTTTGAATAGAATTACTTGA
- the LOC113274105 gene encoding protein ETHYLENE INSENSITIVE 3-like — MSPENEPDATVKDDFSDEEVDVDELEKSMWRDRMLLKKLKEQNKGKEDRVVDTAKQRQSQEHARRKKMSRAQDGILKYMLKMMEVCKAQGFVYGIIPEKGKPVSGASDNLRAWWKETLLDFT; from the coding sequence ATGTCGCCTGAAAATGAACCTGATGCGACTGTGAAAGACGACTTttctgatgaagaagttgatgtggACGAGCTTGAGAAAAGTATGTGGAGGGACCGTATGCTCTTGAAGAAACTGAAAGAACAGAACAAGGGGAAGGAAGATCGGGTGGTTGACACTGCAAAGCAACGCCAGTCCCAGGAGCATGCTCGAAGGAAAAAGATGTCGCGTGCTCAGGATGGGATCTTGAAATATATGTTGAAGATGATGGAAGTTTGTAAGGCTCAGGGGTTTGTTTATGGGATTATACCTGAAAAGGGGAAGCCTGTAAGTGGTGCATCCGACAACCTTCGTGCATGGTGGAAGGAGACCCTACTAGACTTTACCTGA